In Carya illinoinensis cultivar Pawnee chromosome 6, C.illinoinensisPawnee_v1, whole genome shotgun sequence, a single genomic region encodes these proteins:
- the LOC122314420 gene encoding uncharacterized protein At4g22758-like yields MVLYKPKKNQNAKGNRLLVSITVLGSAGPIRFVVSEQELVATVIDTALKSYAREGRLPVLGSNLDEFFLYCPNAGPDALSPWDTIGSQGARNFMLCKKPQPEKVADDGRSIPSMSRRGNGSWRSRINKALNLMISSH; encoded by the exons ATGGTGTTGTACAAGCCGAAGAAAAATCAGAACGCCAAGGGCAACAGGCTCTTGGTGAGCATTACGGTCCTTGGCAGCGCCGGTCCGATCCGGTTCGTGGTCAGTGAGCAGGAGCTTGTCGCCACTGTGATCGACACCGCCCTCAAATCCTATGCGCGTGAGGGTCGGCTTCCGGTTCTTGGGTCGAATCTCGATGAGTTCTTTCTCTACTGCCCCAATGCTGGTCCTGATG CTTTGAGTCCTTGGGACACAATTGGATCACAAGGAGCTCGGAACTTCATGCTTTGCAAGAAGCCCCAGCCGGAGAAAGTTGCAGATGATGGAAGATCGATACCTTCAATGTCTCGAAGGGGGAATGGGAGTTGGAGGTCACGGATCAACAAGGCTCTCAATCTTATGATTTCTTCCCATTAA